The Nonlabens spongiae genome contains a region encoding:
- a CDS encoding ABC transporter ATP-binding protein has product MSEVLKVSTVSKTYSSGSKELTVLDDISFSVEQGETFSIVGPSGSGKTTLLGICAGLDLPDSGTVTLCGKNLNELNQDESAVLRNKQVGFIFQNFQLLPTLTALENVSVPLELQGDSKAASKSKTLLEKVGLGDRLNHYPSQLSGGEQQRVALARAFSNRPSILFADEPTGNLDEETGEKVIQLLFELNQQAGTTLVIITHDMELAERTQKILKLKGGRVQEIKETLVKNPT; this is encoded by the coding sequence ATGTCTGAAGTTTTAAAGGTAAGTACGGTATCAAAAACTTATAGCAGTGGTAGCAAGGAATTAACAGTTCTTGATGACATAAGTTTTAGCGTAGAACAAGGTGAGACGTTCTCCATAGTAGGCCCATCAGGAAGTGGTAAAACTACACTGCTGGGCATTTGTGCTGGACTGGATCTACCCGATTCAGGAACGGTTACCTTGTGCGGTAAAAACTTGAATGAACTCAATCAAGACGAGAGTGCTGTACTGCGCAATAAACAAGTGGGATTTATATTTCAGAACTTTCAGTTACTGCCTACGCTGACGGCATTGGAGAATGTGAGTGTACCGCTCGAACTTCAAGGAGATTCAAAAGCTGCATCAAAAAGCAAAACCTTACTTGAAAAGGTAGGGTTAGGGGATCGCTTGAATCATTATCCATCACAATTGTCAGGAGGGGAACAGCAACGGGTAGCACTAGCCCGAGCTTTTTCAAATAGGCCATCCATTCTTTTTGCTGATGAACCTACGGGAAACCTAGATGAAGAAACTGGAGAAAAAGTCATTCAACTGTTGTTTGAATTGAACCAGCAAGCCGGAACCACTCTAGTGATCATCACGCATGACATGGAACTGGCAGAGCGCACCCAAAAGATTTTAAAGCTAAAAGGTGGACGAGTTCAAGAAATTAAGGAAACTTTGGTAAAGAATCCTACGTGA
- a CDS encoding ABC transporter permease — MALRDARASKTRLLLFMSSLVLGIAAVVVIQLFSTNLKANLSLQSKALMGADYIIDSDEIPTDRAQEIIDSLKPDASEVTFVSMAAFPKNSGTKLVKVRGMEGDFPFYGSMDTQPKAAARNYQKEKTALVDATLMLQYNIKAGDSIKIGELTLPIAGALTNIPGATTVSTSVAPSVIIPKVLIEQTQLLQFGSRKEYQYYFKAADTLNLDRLEKELEPQLDLVDADLDTHTSTSRRLGRRYDNISKFLNLVAFIALILGCIGIASSIQIYIKEKLALTAVLKCLGTSSLQSFLIYLIQVAAIGFLGGLFGTLIGVGLQSVIPYFLEDFLPFQVQISIDPISLIVGILLGVLMSVLFAVLPLLSTWFVSPLRVLRVGNGNLAAPKAVQIAIYIVIVATLFLISYWLLDDFIYALSFIGGTAVTFIVLAGVGLLLMRIIRKKFPRNWGYPSRQALMNLFRPNNQTLVLITSIGLGAFLVSTLFFTRDLLLQKTDVEQSASNPNLIILDVQTDQRTELKSIMKQNGIPVLDDIPIVTMRMSKINSRSVDEIERDTTREVRSWVLNHEFRTTYRSELTASENILEGSWQPRSDATETIPISISENVARDALLEIGDRVTFNVQGVLMPTQITSIRSVDWSQLQPNFNILFPVGVLENAPQFNVVTTAVADEAASARLQSALVSRFPNLTIIDLRQAFILIKDILEKVSWVINFMALFSMLTGIIVLIGSVRTSKYQRIKESVLLRTIGARDRQILKISALEYVFLGLLGSLVGVLLAVVATLGLALFVFQEAFVPSWIPFLIIVPGITLIVVIIGLSNIREVLGSSPLEVLRKTN; from the coding sequence ATGGCATTGCGAGATGCCAGAGCAAGCAAAACGCGTTTGTTGCTTTTCATGTCGTCTTTGGTTTTAGGAATTGCGGCTGTAGTTGTTATCCAATTATTCAGTACCAACTTAAAAGCCAATTTGAGCTTACAGTCTAAAGCACTCATGGGTGCCGATTACATTATAGATAGCGATGAGATTCCCACAGATCGAGCTCAGGAGATCATCGACTCCCTAAAACCTGATGCCAGTGAGGTGACCTTTGTTTCCATGGCTGCGTTTCCCAAGAATAGTGGAACAAAACTGGTCAAGGTAAGAGGCATGGAAGGTGATTTTCCCTTTTACGGTTCCATGGATACTCAACCTAAAGCAGCTGCAAGAAATTATCAGAAAGAGAAAACAGCCCTAGTTGATGCTACTTTGATGCTGCAATACAATATCAAAGCAGGTGATTCCATTAAAATAGGTGAACTGACACTTCCCATCGCTGGAGCGCTAACAAACATTCCTGGAGCCACCACCGTTTCAACCAGCGTAGCGCCATCTGTAATAATTCCGAAGGTTCTGATTGAGCAAACGCAACTGTTGCAATTTGGTAGTCGTAAGGAGTATCAGTATTATTTTAAGGCAGCTGACACGCTCAACCTCGACCGACTAGAAAAGGAACTGGAGCCCCAGCTCGATCTGGTGGATGCTGATCTTGATACACACACTAGCACGAGTAGAAGACTGGGCAGACGATACGATAACATTAGCAAATTTCTAAACCTGGTAGCCTTCATAGCTTTAATTCTGGGGTGTATAGGAATTGCAAGTTCCATCCAAATCTACATCAAGGAAAAACTTGCTTTAACAGCGGTATTGAAATGCTTGGGGACAAGTAGTTTACAGAGCTTTTTGATTTATTTGATTCAGGTAGCGGCGATTGGATTTTTGGGAGGTCTTTTTGGTACATTGATAGGTGTGGGTTTGCAAAGTGTCATTCCATATTTCTTGGAAGATTTTTTGCCATTTCAAGTGCAGATTTCCATTGATCCTATTTCCTTGATTGTTGGAATATTACTGGGCGTATTGATGTCAGTTTTATTTGCAGTTTTACCACTATTAAGTACTTGGTTTGTTTCTCCGCTGCGAGTATTAAGGGTTGGTAACGGGAATTTGGCCGCTCCTAAAGCTGTTCAAATCGCGATTTATATCGTGATTGTTGCTACATTATTTCTCATATCTTATTGGTTGCTAGACGATTTTATTTATGCCTTGTCTTTTATTGGAGGTACCGCCGTAACTTTTATTGTTCTTGCCGGTGTGGGATTATTGTTGATGAGAATCATACGCAAAAAATTTCCTAGAAACTGGGGCTATCCCAGCCGGCAGGCGTTGATGAATCTGTTCAGACCTAATAATCAGACATTGGTGTTGATTACATCGATAGGTTTGGGAGCTTTTTTAGTAAGCACATTGTTTTTCACGCGCGATTTGCTCCTCCAGAAAACTGATGTGGAACAATCTGCCAGTAATCCTAATCTGATCATTTTAGACGTTCAAACAGATCAGCGTACAGAACTTAAGTCCATTATGAAACAGAACGGGATTCCCGTGCTGGATGACATTCCCATCGTTACCATGCGCATGAGCAAAATCAATTCTCGCTCAGTAGATGAGATCGAGCGCGACACTACCAGAGAGGTGAGAAGCTGGGTTCTGAATCATGAGTTTAGAACCACGTACAGAAGTGAACTCACTGCATCTGAAAATATCTTAGAAGGGAGCTGGCAACCTAGAAGCGATGCTACTGAAACCATCCCTATTTCTATATCAGAAAACGTGGCTCGTGACGCATTGCTGGAAATAGGTGACCGAGTGACCTTTAATGTTCAGGGAGTTTTGATGCCTACTCAAATAACCAGTATCCGTTCTGTGGACTGGTCTCAATTGCAACCCAATTTCAATATTTTATTTCCCGTGGGAGTTCTGGAAAATGCTCCCCAATTCAATGTAGTGACTACTGCGGTGGCAGATGAAGCCGCCTCAGCACGATTACAGAGTGCGCTGGTATCTAGATTTCCCAATCTTACCATTATTGACCTACGACAGGCATTTATCCTCATAAAAGATATATTGGAAAAAGTCTCTTGGGTCATTAATTTCATGGCGCTGTTCAGCATGCTTACAGGGATTATTGTATTGATAGGTTCTGTGCGTACCAGTAAATACCAGCGTATTAAGGAGAGTGTTCTTTTACGCACGATAGGAGCTCGTGATCGCCAAATTCTAAAAATCTCAGCTTTAGAATACGTTTTCTTGGGTCTTTTGGGAAGTTTAGTAGG